In methanogenic archaeon ISO4-H5, the following are encoded in one genomic region:
- a CDS encoding transmembrane protein has protein sequence MFYVAAALAFIPALLLMYLLLRPYTYPQTEYPYFSDPSFFMLFAVGLVAGTVLFLVYSYIANSIVTVIVYSFIQVLAVVVCLNLKRYRGKSDSIFYGYGFGLGAGATTGMGLIYWFATSATNLGSSLEIVDYVFLFVLSISMTLQYSAVGITVGDGIARHVPMQFAVQAMIYNLVFWILFSITLLNSDSGIYIYAASVLCMAVSAMYLLYAYKKEIGTMVIEVNRMAKKGKKFNDE, from the coding sequence ATGTTCTATGTCGCGGCGGCATTGGCGTTCATACCCGCCCTGCTGCTGATGTACCTGCTTCTGAGACCGTACACCTATCCGCAGACAGAATATCCCTATTTCAGCGACCCGTCGTTCTTCATGCTCTTCGCCGTAGGGCTTGTGGCAGGCACCGTCCTGTTCCTGGTCTATTCCTACATCGCCAACAGCATTGTGACCGTGATCGTCTACTCCTTCATCCAGGTCTTGGCAGTCGTCGTTTGTCTGAACCTCAAGCGCTACCGCGGGAAATCGGACAGCATCTTCTACGGCTACGGTTTCGGACTGGGAGCAGGTGCCACCACCGGTATGGGACTCATCTACTGGTTCGCCACCTCCGCCACCAATCTGGGCAGTTCCCTGGAGATCGTGGATTACGTCTTCCTTTTCGTGCTCTCAATCTCTATGACTCTGCAGTACAGCGCCGTGGGGATCACGGTCGGAGACGGTATCGCCCGCCACGTCCCCATGCAGTTCGCCGTCCAGGCCATGATCTACAATCTGGTATTCTGGATCCTGTTCTCGATAACCCTTCTCAACTCCGATTCCGGCATATACATCTATGCGGCATCCGTCCTCTGTATGGCAGTCTCCGCCATGTATCTGCTCTACGCTTACAAGAAAGAGATCGGAACTATGGTCATTGAAGTCAACAGGATGGCCAAGAAGGGAAAGAAGTTCAACGACGAGTGA
- a CDS encoding ribosomal protein S3Ae Rps3ae yields the protein MAGDKAKAAAGRKSKDKWKMKEWYNVHAPRMFNETVIGETPAADPEFLIGRQSEVTVQDLTGDFSKMHIKLRFKIVGYDGHEAKTELIGHDLTSDYVRRLTRRKKTKTDHVVDVKTADGFVLRLKTMSIADRRIQASQEEGMRAAIAAYLTSYAAENKLADIIKAIISGDMAKDTAKACHAIIPIKRIEIRKSEVLVRGEGEPESIIEAEAPAKEEEPAEEVVEAPAEAPAEEEKTE from the coding sequence ATGGCAGGCGACAAAGCAAAGGCAGCAGCCGGAAGGAAATCAAAGGACAAGTGGAAGATGAAGGAGTGGTACAACGTACACGCTCCCCGCATGTTCAACGAGACCGTCATCGGAGAGACCCCCGCAGCAGACCCTGAGTTCCTCATCGGAAGGCAGTCTGAGGTCACCGTTCAGGACCTGACCGGAGACTTCTCCAAGATGCACATCAAGCTAAGGTTCAAGATCGTCGGATACGACGGACACGAGGCCAAGACCGAGCTCATAGGACACGACCTCACCTCTGATTACGTCAGGAGGCTCACCCGCAGGAAGAAGACCAAGACCGACCACGTTGTCGATGTCAAGACCGCAGACGGATTCGTCCTCAGGCTCAAGACCATGTCCATCGCAGACAGGAGGATCCAGGCTTCCCAGGAAGAGGGAATGCGTGCCGCTATCGCAGCATACCTCACCTCCTACGCAGCTGAGAACAAGCTCGCAGACATCATCAAAGCAATCATCTCCGGTGACATGGCAAAGGACACCGCAAAGGCCTGCCACGCCATCATCCCCATCAAGAGGATCGAGATCCGCAAGTCCGAAGTCCTCGTAAGGGGAGAGGGAGAGCCCGAGTCCATCATCGAGGCCGAGGCTCCCGCCAAGGAGGAGGAACCTGCAGAGGAAGTCGTTGAGGCTCCCGCAGAGGCCCCCGCCGAGGAAGAGAAGACCGAGTGA
- a CDS encoding transcriptional regulator LysR family, whose translation MDIRVRTEQIINGQVITNRQLEALWAVGKTGSMSAAAKMLGVSVPVIHRYVTNIEASAGEAVTKSTPMGTKLTPAGKTISDMYMAAEARCSDDRGFTVACSPVTEDLMMSVFSSLKMTDVELVVSDDLHNTRMMTEGLADMILIDDPLYLFDIDEYGYDAEEIGYMGMVYVDKGPSFIRYKYGAQRVAFMFLDTLGYDYTVDAETYSLTEMLGSNKSFFVDEFLLTRKGIKLKSAVDPKVLRHAITAIYRSENKTVMKLVNALKSRHIS comes from the coding sequence ATGGATATCAGGGTCCGCACCGAGCAGATCATCAACGGCCAGGTCATAACCAACCGTCAGCTGGAGGCATTATGGGCAGTCGGCAAGACCGGCAGCATGTCCGCCGCCGCCAAGATGCTCGGTGTATCTGTGCCGGTAATCCACCGTTACGTGACCAACATCGAGGCATCCGCGGGGGAGGCAGTGACCAAATCCACTCCCATGGGAACCAAGCTCACCCCTGCCGGAAAGACGATCTCCGACATGTACATGGCCGCCGAGGCCCGCTGCAGCGACGACCGCGGTTTCACGGTTGCATGCAGTCCGGTCACCGAGGACCTGATGATGTCCGTTTTCTCATCGCTGAAGATGACCGATGTCGAGCTCGTGGTCTCCGACGATCTGCACAACACGAGGATGATGACCGAAGGCCTCGCCGACATGATCCTCATCGACGATCCTCTCTACCTCTTCGACATAGACGAGTACGGCTATGATGCCGAAGAGATCGGATACATGGGAATGGTGTACGTCGACAAGGGTCCCTCCTTCATCCGTTACAAGTACGGGGCGCAGAGAGTGGCCTTCATGTTCCTCGATACCCTCGGTTACGATTACACCGTGGATGCCGAGACTTATTCCCTGACGGAGATGCTCGGTTCCAACAAGAGCTTCTTCGTCGACGAGTTCCTTCTCACGAGGAAGGGTATCAAGCTGAAGAGCGCCGTGGATCCCAAGGTCCTGCGCCATGCCATCACCGCGATATACCGCTCCGAGAACAAAACCGTGATGAAACTCGTAAATGCCCTCAAATCGAGGCACATTTCCTGA
- a CDS encoding arsenite-activated ATPase ArsA: MRLIIYNGKGGVGKTSVSAATALRLAKKGHRTIIMSVDTAHSLGDSLGVELGPEIRNVAPNLDAFELDIIHEMKNKWSSIRDYLSAFMMSQGIDGISAEEMAIFPGMEMVAALLYVLTFRNENTYDVVVMDTAPTGETLRLMSFPDVSNWYMDKAFSMINRLMGIARYTIGKVVDFPLPSKEVMRTLGELKDQMTEVKSILEDGQNTTIRLVLNPERMAINETRRSYSYMCLYNKNVECLVINKVIPEDADGEFMKVKLSEQKEYMQMIHDSFEPLKMMTAHMLRTEMRGIEKLEMLADMIFGDSDPIETYSGESPMKFYSDSPDTATLKIKMPFVEQDQIDLYKGRDNTIILQIGSQRRTVSLPMTLANAELLGAEFGDSCLYVRFKR, encoded by the coding sequence ATGCGGCTGATCATCTACAACGGCAAGGGCGGGGTCGGAAAGACCTCCGTTTCCGCGGCGACCGCATTGAGATTGGCTAAGAAGGGACACCGCACCATCATCATGAGCGTGGATACAGCACATTCTCTGGGAGACTCCCTCGGTGTGGAGCTCGGCCCCGAAATAAGGAATGTGGCCCCCAACCTCGATGCCTTCGAACTCGACATCATCCACGAGATGAAGAACAAATGGTCCTCCATAAGGGACTACCTCTCGGCTTTCATGATGTCCCAAGGTATCGATGGCATCTCCGCGGAGGAGATGGCGATCTTCCCTGGTATGGAGATGGTGGCCGCCCTGCTGTATGTTCTGACGTTCCGCAACGAGAACACTTATGATGTGGTGGTCATGGATACCGCCCCCACTGGCGAGACCCTCAGGCTGATGAGCTTCCCTGACGTCTCCAACTGGTACATGGACAAGGCGTTCTCGATGATCAACAGGCTGATGGGTATCGCACGCTACACCATCGGCAAAGTGGTTGATTTCCCGTTACCATCCAAAGAGGTCATGCGTACTTTAGGGGAACTCAAGGATCAGATGACCGAGGTGAAGTCCATCCTGGAAGATGGGCAGAACACCACCATCCGTCTCGTCCTCAATCCCGAACGCATGGCCATCAACGAGACCCGTCGTTCATATTCCTACATGTGTCTGTACAACAAGAACGTGGAGTGCCTGGTGATCAACAAGGTGATTCCCGAGGATGCCGACGGAGAATTCATGAAGGTCAAGCTCAGCGAGCAGAAGGAGTACATGCAGATGATCCATGATTCCTTCGAGCCCCTGAAGATGATGACCGCCCACATGCTGAGGACGGAGATGAGGGGAATCGAGAAACTGGAGATGCTGGCCGACATGATATTCGGCGATTCGGACCCTATCGAGACCTATTCGGGAGAGAGCCCCATGAAGTTCTATTCCGATTCCCCGGATACAGCCACACTGAAAATCAAGATGCCTTTCGTGGAACAGGACCAGATAGACCTGTACAAGGGGCGCGACAACACAATCATCCTGCAGATAGGCAGTCAGAGGCGCACGGTATCCCTGCCGATGACCCTGGCCAACGCGGAACTCCTCGGAGCGGAGTTCGGCGATTCCTGCCTGTATGTCAGGTTCAAGAGGTGA
- a CDS encoding TPR repeat-containing protein: protein MTDDFGELKGRAEQGDPAAQYEIGIRFFIGDGVGQDLKEAYKWVSESAEQGNSDAMYTLGIMYRSGLGTELDWNKASDWFLKAVDLDNANAMIALGEMYEDGSHGTKDPDMALSYYMLAHDHKHPKSAYKLGRCREYGIGTEVDLKLAFKWYLTGARQGDNECMAAVSMMYYTGSGVEASPEEGFKWLSLAAMSGNAVAQCDLGAAYFNANGTSKDFTKAVHWFQQSADNGVPEAYYGLGSCYLKDPAHKDYSLAAFNFDKGAQAGDISCMRNLGLMLYEGLGIPRDEKTAFGWFLKAAMQDDPESQFYLCCCYLGGTGVEEDYGRALEWCLKSAKSGYAPAINNLGSLYMTESSDMYDPKKGFELYLEASERGFHIADVNVAKCYEYGLGTDKNLTKAIEWYEKAYSNGIKEARGFADELRKQLD from the coding sequence ATGACTGACGACTTCGGAGAACTGAAAGGCAGAGCGGAACAGGGCGATCCCGCAGCACAGTACGAAATCGGCATCCGTTTTTTCATTGGGGACGGTGTCGGACAGGACCTGAAAGAGGCATACAAGTGGGTCTCCGAATCGGCAGAACAGGGAAACTCGGATGCCATGTACACACTCGGCATCATGTACCGTTCCGGGCTCGGAACTGAACTAGATTGGAACAAAGCCAGTGATTGGTTCCTCAAGGCAGTTGACCTGGACAACGCCAACGCCATGATTGCACTCGGTGAAATGTATGAGGACGGCAGCCACGGTACAAAAGATCCGGATATGGCACTCAGTTATTACATGCTGGCACATGACCACAAGCACCCCAAATCCGCCTACAAACTGGGACGCTGCCGTGAATACGGAATCGGTACCGAAGTCGACCTTAAACTGGCTTTCAAATGGTATCTTACCGGTGCCCGCCAAGGCGATAACGAATGCATGGCGGCGGTCTCGATGATGTACTACACAGGTTCCGGAGTGGAAGCTTCGCCGGAAGAGGGCTTCAAATGGCTCTCTTTAGCGGCGATGAGCGGCAATGCGGTTGCACAGTGCGATCTCGGTGCCGCATACTTCAATGCCAACGGCACTTCCAAGGATTTCACGAAGGCAGTGCACTGGTTCCAGCAGTCCGCCGACAACGGCGTCCCCGAGGCATACTACGGGCTTGGAAGCTGCTATCTCAAAGACCCTGCCCACAAGGATTATTCGCTTGCAGCCTTCAACTTCGACAAGGGTGCACAGGCGGGAGATATCTCCTGCATGAGGAATCTGGGTCTTATGCTGTATGAGGGACTCGGAATTCCGCGTGACGAGAAAACTGCCTTCGGATGGTTCCTCAAGGCAGCCATGCAGGACGACCCCGAATCCCAGTTCTACCTATGCTGCTGTTATCTCGGGGGTACGGGTGTTGAAGAGGATTACGGCAGAGCACTCGAATGGTGCCTCAAATCGGCCAAGTCCGGATACGCCCCCGCTATCAACAATCTCGGAAGCCTGTACATGACCGAGAGCTCCGACATGTACGATCCGAAGAAGGGCTTCGAACTCTACTTGGAAGCTTCGGAAAGGGGATTCCATATCGCCGACGTCAATGTGGCCAAGTGCTACGAATACGGCCTCGGTACCGATAAGAACCTGACCAAAGCAATCGAGTGGTACGAGAAGGCCTACTCCAACGGTATTAAGGAAGCACGCGGTTTCGCAGACGAACTGAGGAAACAGCTCGACTGA
- a CDS encoding CoB--CoM heterodisulfide reductase subunit C HdrC produces the protein MEFKSNPEFEQQLAALGGADAKLCFQCGTCTAGCPSGRRTSYKVRKLVRMAQLDMKDEIINSEELWMCSTCYTCVERCPRRVPIVDIIIALRNMAVAEGHIKPAHKKTATNLYQLGHTLAINDEIKATRAKLGLSEVPPTVMANDKAMADFKAILDAVKFDAIVKE, from the coding sequence ATGGAGTTCAAAAGCAACCCCGAATTTGAGCAGCAGCTCGCCGCCCTCGGCGGAGCTGACGCGAAACTCTGTTTCCAGTGCGGAACCTGTACTGCTGGATGCCCTTCCGGAAGGCGCACCTCCTACAAAGTAAGGAAGCTCGTCAGGATGGCCCAGCTCGACATGAAAGACGAGATCATCAACAGCGAGGAGCTGTGGATGTGCAGCACCTGCTACACCTGTGTAGAGAGGTGCCCCCGCCGCGTCCCCATCGTCGACATCATCATCGCACTCAGGAACATGGCAGTTGCAGAGGGACACATCAAGCCCGCTCACAAGAAGACCGCGACCAACCTCTACCAGCTCGGTCACACTCTTGCCATCAACGACGAGATCAAGGCAACCAGGGCAAAGCTCGGACTTTCCGAGGTTCCTCCCACCGTTATGGCAAACGACAAAGCCATGGCAGACTTCAAAGCAATTCTCGATGCCGTCAAGTTCGACGCCATCGTTAAGGAGTGA
- a CDS encoding hydrogenase maturation protease HycI, with translation MALNGRLAVIGIGSPIMTDDSIGLRISENIQKMNMEDVDCFQEAVGGLELLPLLRGYSYAVIVDAIQTWNYDPGTILIFDVADFESTVHDVPSHDINVATAIKIGREMDPDTMPLQIKLVAMEIKDMATMSEELTPEVAERQESAERAVLHVLDEFRKDRDQISKD, from the coding sequence ATGGCACTGAACGGTCGTCTCGCCGTCATCGGCATCGGAAGCCCCATCATGACCGATGACTCCATCGGACTCCGCATCTCCGAGAACATCCAGAAAATGAACATGGAGGATGTGGACTGCTTCCAGGAGGCCGTCGGCGGACTGGAGCTGCTCCCGCTTCTTAGGGGTTACAGCTACGCTGTCATCGTTGATGCCATTCAGACCTGGAATTACGATCCTGGCACAATCCTCATTTTCGACGTGGCGGACTTCGAGTCAACCGTCCATGACGTACCTTCCCACGACATCAACGTGGCGACTGCCATCAAGATCGGCAGGGAGATGGACCCCGACACCATGCCCCTCCAGATAAAACTGGTCGCCATGGAGATCAAGGACATGGCCACCATGAGCGAGGAGCTCACCCCGGAGGTGGCCGAGAGACAGGAGTCCGCCGAGAGGGCGGTGCTCCATGTCCTCGACGAATTCAGGAAGGACCGGGATCAGATTTCCAAGGACTGA
- a CDS encoding CoB--CoM heterodisulfide reductase subunit B HdrB1, with the protein MAKYAFFLGCVAPLRYPGIEKSTRVVFDKLGVELVDLTDASCCPAPGVIKAFSKLTWLAAAARNLALAEKMGLPIMTICNGCYGSLFEAAHELNNNAEELAKVNEILAKVGMKYNGTTKVYHFAEVLANEVGVEKIKAAFTKPLAYKIAVFYGCHFLKPTDIKGLDDAEAPHILEDLVEATGCQAMPRKQPMLCCGSGGGLKAAFGDVTKEFTKTNLENMKASEAQFIVDVCPFCHLQFDTAQKELGFEIPVLHLAQLYGIAMGMTEEELGLALHKVPVKL; encoded by the coding sequence ATGGCAAAATACGCATTCTTCCTCGGCTGTGTCGCACCCCTCAGGTACCCCGGTATCGAGAAATCCACCCGTGTCGTCTTTGACAAACTCGGAGTCGAGCTCGTCGACCTCACCGATGCCTCCTGCTGCCCCGCACCCGGAGTCATCAAAGCATTCTCCAAGCTCACCTGGCTCGCAGCCGCAGCAAGGAACCTCGCCCTCGCAGAGAAGATGGGTCTCCCCATCATGACCATCTGCAACGGATGCTACGGATCCCTGTTCGAGGCCGCCCACGAGCTCAACAACAACGCAGAGGAGCTCGCCAAAGTCAACGAGATCCTTGCAAAGGTCGGAATGAAGTACAACGGAACCACCAAGGTCTACCACTTCGCAGAGGTCCTCGCAAACGAGGTCGGCGTTGAGAAGATCAAGGCAGCATTCACCAAGCCCCTCGCATACAAGATCGCAGTCTTCTACGGATGCCACTTCCTGAAGCCCACTGACATCAAGGGACTTGACGACGCAGAGGCACCCCACATCCTCGAGGACCTCGTTGAGGCCACCGGATGCCAGGCAATGCCCAGGAAGCAGCCCATGCTCTGCTGCGGATCCGGAGGAGGTCTCAAGGCCGCTTTCGGTGACGTCACCAAGGAGTTCACCAAGACCAACCTCGAGAACATGAAGGCCTCCGAGGCCCAGTTCATCGTCGACGTCTGCCCCTTCTGCCACCTGCAGTTCGACACCGCACAGAAGGAGCTCGGCTTCGAGATCCCTGTTCTCCACCTTGCACAGCTTTACGGAATCGCAATGGGAATGACCGAGGAAGAACTCGGACTCGCTCTCCACAAGGTTCCCGTCAAGCTCTGA
- a CDS encoding pyruvoyl-dependent arginine decarboxylase PdaD, giving the protein MGVLVPKEFFITSGHATSPVSDLNAFDLALMDAGICEQNLVAVSSVIPDGAKEVSIRPIPMGAVTFCVLSQIRGYSGTNIAAGIAYTYRKDGHGGYVAEGHLHGNRDDLREELRKKMEEMSRIRNVEFGEIHYRIESLEVPPNTYGCCISSLVFCDFR; this is encoded by the coding sequence ATGGGCGTGCTAGTTCCAAAGGAATTCTTCATCACATCCGGACACGCCACCAGCCCCGTGTCCGATCTCAACGCCTTCGACCTCGCCCTCATGGATGCGGGCATCTGCGAACAGAACCTGGTCGCGGTTTCCTCCGTCATCCCCGACGGGGCGAAAGAGGTCAGCATCCGCCCCATCCCTATGGGTGCGGTCACCTTCTGCGTACTGTCCCAGATACGCGGATACTCGGGAACCAACATCGCAGCCGGCATCGCCTACACCTACCGCAAGGATGGTCACGGAGGATATGTCGCCGAGGGCCATCTCCACGGTAACCGCGACGACCTGCGCGAGGAACTCAGGAAGAAGATGGAGGAGATGTCCCGCATCCGCAACGTGGAGTTCGGAGAGATCCATTACCGCATCGAATCCCTCGAAGTACCCCCGAACACCTACGGATGCTGCATCTCGTCGCTGGTATTCTGCGATTTCAGGTGA
- a CDS encoding peptidase M16 family: MPIELTKTAGGIPVLTEKIPYSANAGFLVAVRTGSRDEYEGIYGLSHLLEHTVFRETKTRTSFEMAKEMEGAGGELNAFTAKEMTGYYGITLGSTADVAMKLVGDIVANPLINEKDTALEKEIVLQELSMVKSEPESYVHDLFEENLWDGNELGRDEGGTEETVKPLTHNDLRKYYDERYGRPNLAVFATGNVDQDEVVRWAEETFDPMEAKVVNERTAPFIPKAKYTCTEHNSEHINIGFGFPLGKLESRERAVVKLMGAVIGSGTSSRLFQNVREKNALVYSIYNDTHCYSDAGYVSAFMSCTGKNVIKSLQETAKTYSEFKKNGLEKGELERTKNLLSGAVARSTETTDNRIYRMCVGYMTHGSVSSTAEYLDLINSITEDEIMYAAEKYLTSERLNITVLGRCGKKVQEFDAQSLEI; encoded by the coding sequence ATGCCTATCGAACTCACCAAAACAGCCGGAGGGATCCCTGTCCTCACCGAGAAGATCCCATACAGCGCCAATGCCGGTTTCCTCGTTGCGGTACGTACCGGATCCCGCGACGAGTACGAGGGAATCTACGGTCTTTCCCACCTGCTGGAACATACCGTTTTCAGGGAGACGAAGACCCGTACTTCCTTCGAGATGGCCAAGGAGATGGAGGGTGCCGGAGGAGAGCTCAACGCATTCACCGCCAAGGAGATGACCGGATACTACGGCATCACCCTCGGCTCCACCGCGGACGTCGCCATGAAGCTGGTGGGCGACATCGTGGCCAACCCCCTCATCAACGAGAAGGATACCGCCCTGGAGAAGGAGATCGTCCTCCAGGAGCTCAGCATGGTGAAGTCGGAGCCCGAATCCTATGTCCACGACCTCTTCGAGGAGAACCTGTGGGACGGTAACGAGCTGGGCAGGGACGAGGGAGGTACCGAGGAGACCGTCAAGCCCCTCACTCATAACGACCTCCGCAAGTACTACGACGAGAGGTACGGCAGGCCCAACCTGGCAGTCTTCGCCACCGGAAACGTCGACCAGGATGAGGTCGTCAGGTGGGCTGAGGAGACCTTCGACCCGATGGAAGCCAAAGTTGTCAACGAGAGGACCGCCCCTTTCATTCCCAAGGCCAAGTACACTTGCACCGAGCACAATTCCGAGCACATCAACATCGGTTTCGGATTCCCTCTGGGTAAGCTGGAATCGAGGGAGCGCGCGGTCGTGAAGCTCATGGGAGCGGTCATCGGTTCCGGTACCAGTTCAAGGCTGTTCCAGAACGTCCGCGAGAAGAACGCCCTGGTCTATTCGATCTACAACGATACCCACTGCTACAGCGATGCGGGTTACGTCTCCGCGTTCATGTCCTGTACGGGTAAGAACGTCATCAAATCCCTGCAGGAGACCGCAAAAACCTACAGCGAGTTCAAGAAGAACGGACTGGAGAAAGGTGAGCTGGAGAGGACCAAGAACCTCCTCAGCGGAGCCGTGGCGCGTAGCACCGAGACCACCGACAACAGGATCTACCGCATGTGCGTGGGCTACATGACCCACGGATCGGTCAGCAGCACGGCGGAATATCTCGACCTGATCAATTCCATCACCGAGGACGAGATCATGTACGCAGCGGAGAAATATCTGACCTCCGAACGTCTCAACATCACTGTTCTGGGACGTTGCGGTAAGAAGGTCCAGGAATTTGACGCTCAGTCCTTGGAAATCTGA
- a CDS encoding transposase IS605 OrfB family: MPYRTVKIQLFPKPEQEKRMLLTLHACRATYNDLNEYCRDCIDRYSEWRDIMCTEESTDASLYETDTNPRPRFPSEFELTALAGEFREINLWRREAYSAAVWEVGHRIHRAYQRWFDSLVDDSSAGKPRFRTDGRYDSFTYPAYGQYRLDTQGLFKGKKPRMFLGGVGWVRSSDNGIIKRVPVDCMKQAVISRKKMGKSNKWYITIFCECLEIPDNRTWYMDAETPDPVGLDLGARRVATLTDGTVVENHRTMRKNEKKLAKIQRKISKTEKGSEERRKYLGHMNHLLKRIGDSKNDLLQKATRSIVQNRTKIFVEDLSVKKLIELQDNKETRKLFRDASAGTFMRLLRYKGEETGSEIVPVNPAYTSRICTKCGRLNEPFSEETFRCRFCGFTKHRDDNACENVLRRGRGFDILSTSPIA, encoded by the coding sequence ATGCCGTATCGTACCGTGAAGATCCAGCTCTTCCCTAAACCCGAACAGGAGAAGAGGATGTTACTGACCCTGCATGCCTGCAGGGCCACCTACAACGATCTCAACGAGTACTGCAGGGACTGCATCGACAGGTACAGTGAATGGCGCGACATCATGTGTACAGAGGAGTCCACGGATGCCTCGTTGTATGAAACGGATACCAACCCCCGTCCGAGATTCCCGTCGGAATTCGAATTGACCGCATTGGCAGGCGAGTTCAGGGAGATCAATCTCTGGAGGAGAGAGGCATACAGCGCAGCTGTGTGGGAGGTCGGACACAGGATACACAGGGCATACCAGCGTTGGTTCGATTCTCTGGTCGATGATTCTTCCGCAGGAAAACCCAGATTCAGGACTGATGGGAGATACGATTCATTCACATATCCTGCTTATGGGCAATATCGCTTGGATACCCAGGGATTGTTCAAGGGAAAGAAGCCCCGTATGTTCCTCGGAGGTGTAGGCTGGGTCAGATCCTCTGACAACGGTATCATCAAGAGAGTTCCTGTAGATTGCATGAAACAGGCTGTCATCTCAAGAAAGAAGATGGGTAAGAGTAACAAATGGTACATCACGATCTTCTGCGAATGTCTCGAGATACCTGATAACCGTACCTGGTACATGGATGCGGAAACTCCCGATCCCGTAGGACTGGATTTAGGAGCAAGGAGAGTGGCAACACTCACAGACGGCACGGTGGTGGAGAACCACCGTACCATGAGGAAGAACGAGAAGAAACTTGCCAAAATCCAACGCAAGATATCGAAGACGGAGAAGGGTTCGGAGGAACGCAGGAAATATCTGGGTCATATGAATCATCTCCTGAAGAGGATCGGAGACAGCAAGAATGATCTTCTGCAGAAAGCAACCAGATCGATTGTTCAGAATCGCACGAAGATCTTCGTGGAGGACCTTTCTGTAAAGAAACTGATTGAGTTACAGGACAACAAAGAAACAAGGAAACTGTTCCGCGATGCGAGCGCGGGGACATTCATGAGACTGCTCAGATACAAGGGGGAGGAAACCGGGTCTGAGATAGTTCCAGTGAATCCCGCCTACACGAGCAGGATCTGCACCAAATGCGGAAGGCTGAACGAGCCGTTCAGCGAAGAGACCTTCCGTTGCAGATTCTGCGGTTTCACCAAACACCGTGATGACAACGCATGCGAGAACGTACTTAGACGCGGGAGGGGGTTCGACATCCTTAGCACGTCACCGATTGCCTGA